The following coding sequences lie in one Alicyclobacillus curvatus genomic window:
- the rplX gene encoding 50S ribosomal protein L24: protein MPKLSIKKGDKVVVIAGKDKAKSGVVLEVYPKDQRVLVEGVNVVQRHTKPNMANPEGGIIQKEAPIHISNVQIADPKTGEATRIGHKLLEDGTKVRYAKKSGEVIDE from the coding sequence GTGCCAAAGCTATCCATTAAGAAAGGTGACAAAGTCGTTGTCATCGCTGGTAAGGACAAGGCGAAGTCAGGCGTGGTTCTCGAGGTCTATCCGAAAGACCAGCGCGTGCTTGTCGAAGGCGTGAATGTTGTCCAGCGCCATACGAAGCCAAACATGGCGAATCCTGAGGGTGGCATCATCCAAAAGGAAGCCCCAATCCACATTTCCAACGTGCAAATCGCTGACCCGAAGACAGGGGAAGCAACTCGTATTGGCCACAAGCTGCTCGAGGATGGCACGAAGGTCCGGTATGCGAAGAAGTCTGGCGAAGTGATTGACGAGTAG
- the rplN gene encoding 50S ribosomal protein L14 — MIQPQTRLVVADNTGAKEIMCFRVLGGSNRKTANVGDVIIASVKSATPGGVVKKGDVVKAVIVRSRRGLRRKDGSYIRFDENAAVIIREDKSPRGTRIFGPVARELRERDFMKIISLAPEVL; from the coding sequence ATGATTCAACCACAAACGCGGTTAGTTGTAGCCGACAACACGGGAGCGAAAGAAATCATGTGTTTCCGTGTGCTGGGTGGCTCCAATCGTAAGACGGCGAATGTCGGCGATGTCATCATCGCATCCGTTAAAAGTGCAACACCCGGTGGCGTTGTCAAGAAAGGCGACGTGGTCAAGGCTGTGATTGTTCGGAGTCGACGTGGGCTTCGACGCAAAGACGGCTCGTACATCCGATTTGACGAGAATGCAGCCGTGATTATCCGTGAAGACAAGAGTCCGCGCGGAACACGTATCTTTGGCCCCGTAGCACGTGAGTTACGCGAACGTGATTTCATGAAAATCATTTCCTTGGCACCAGAAGTCTTGTGA
- the rpsQ gene encoding 30S ribosomal protein S17, which yields MVERNYRKVRVGKVVSDKMDKTIVVAVEEYVKHRIYGKTIRRTVKFKAHDEKNEARIGDTVRIMETRPLSKDKRWRLVEVIEKAVVI from the coding sequence TTGGTGGAACGGAACTATCGTAAGGTCCGTGTTGGTAAGGTCGTCAGTGACAAGATGGATAAGACCATCGTCGTTGCTGTTGAAGAATATGTAAAGCACCGTATTTATGGGAAGACGATTCGCCGCACGGTGAAGTTCAAGGCCCATGACGAGAAGAATGAAGCCAGAATTGGCGACACAGTGCGCATCATGGAAACCCGTCCCCTGAGTAAAGACAAGCGTTGGCGTTTAGTCGAAGTCATTGAGAAGGCAGTTGTGATTTAA
- the rpmC gene encoding 50S ribosomal protein L29, which translates to MKANELRGLSSEEIESRIDQLKDELFNLRFQLATGQLENPMRIRQVRKDIARAKTILKQRELGIG; encoded by the coding sequence ATGAAAGCTAATGAATTGCGCGGGCTTTCCAGCGAAGAGATCGAAAGCCGCATTGACCAGCTCAAGGATGAGTTGTTCAACCTCCGTTTCCAGCTCGCCACTGGTCAGTTGGAGAATCCGATGAGGATTCGTCAGGTTCGCAAGGACATCGCACGTGCGAAGACCATTCTGAAACAGCGTGAACTGGGTATCGGCTGA
- the rplP gene encoding 50S ribosomal protein L16, with protein MLMPKRVKHRKEHRGRMTGASKGGNEVAFGEYGLQALEPAWVTNRQIEAARIAMTRYMRRGGRVWIKIFPSKPVTQKPAETRMGSGKGSPEKWVAVVKPGRILFEIAGVTEETAREAMRLAAHKLPIKTKFVVRDEVGGEADES; from the coding sequence ATGTTGATGCCGAAACGTGTTAAGCACCGCAAAGAACACCGTGGACGTATGACGGGTGCTTCCAAGGGCGGCAACGAGGTGGCTTTTGGAGAATATGGTTTGCAAGCGTTGGAACCGGCATGGGTGACCAACCGACAGATAGAGGCAGCACGTATTGCGATGACGCGCTATATGCGTAGAGGCGGCAGAGTGTGGATCAAGATCTTCCCGAGCAAGCCTGTCACGCAGAAGCCGGCGGAAACCCGTATGGGTAGTGGTAAGGGTTCTCCGGAGAAGTGGGTTGCCGTCGTCAAGCCGGGTCGTATCCTGTTTGAAATTGCCGGAGTTACTGAGGAGACTGCGCGAGAAGCGATGCGTCTAGCAGCGCACAAGCTCCCCATCAAGACGAAGTTTGTAGTTCGTGACGAAGTAGGTGGTGAAGCTGATGAAAGCTAA